The DNA segment attctgagtgggtatgcttttatggtgaaataTGATAGCGGAATCTATGAAGATCTTTATTGAGGTGGAGTTTGGCTGTGGGACTAGTCAAAGTTGCAAagtggagattgttgacttgTTGCTCATTTTTTAGTCACATATCGGTGGGATTaatgtaaatggcataggccctaagttataaataagaggtttaacctcttagtttaagtgcattAGTTGAAAActtagctagtaacttttgactctagttaaatttcTCTGCAgtctatttttgtaaaatggaaaaATGTGCGAGTTAAAATTTTGTTAGTGGGGAAAGTTTTGTAGGCGTGCttggggtgaggagaaaaattgtgtcattgtaacaatttttaatatagtagattttcttctctgggcCTGGTGatttttttctcctgttttggaatTTCCATGTAAAAtcttatattgttattatttctctatttttcttattatgcCTACAAAGGGTAATTCTTagaggggtgaatttgggaggtccaaattcctaacaattggtatcagggCCACTAGATTCTTTTTAtggggtggagctttggtgtGAAAGTGTGGATATGTATAGTCTAAAGAGGTTCTGTGAaggagattgaaaatttcaaacgtatccattgtgaccctccaatctttcctagGAACTTACTTAGCGAGGtattattcatttctacggtaaattaatcaaaacaataTTAGGCATTAGGGCTTCAAATCCTATTAGATTTGAAGTGGAGAAATTAGTTTACACAAGGCGTTGAAAGGCAAATCAACCCCTGAAGTCAGCAgtgatactagcgactggtgaaacgaTTAGTACAAGGAGCGGATTCAGCAAGTGGCttcaagtcagtaaatggagatactggtattgatgctaacgttgtgtctctctccatagaAAAATGGACGTGtaatgatagaggatgtgttaacgTTAACGGGTCCACAAGTTGTCAAACAGGTATTGGTTtcgcattgatgcagggtgtgtagtggaaattcatgtcgatagCTGATGAACTTctaggagagccaaacgtggaagtaaCATCATAATTTTTCAGTAAGGTTGTTTTTCAACATGGGCTGAAATGAAATGTTTGGAATTTGTTTATTctaagtgggtatgcttttatggtgaaacaTGATAGTAAAAGTTATGAAGAttttcattgaggtggagcttgacTGGGGGACTTGTCAAAGTCACAAAGTGGAAATTGTTGACTTATTGCTCATTTTTTAGTTCCACATTGATGGGATTAAAGTAAAGGGCATAGGCACTGAGTTATAAATAATAAGCTtaacctcttagtttaagtgaaCTAGTTGAAAACTTagttagtaacttttgactctagttaaattcttcTGTTatctatttttgtaaaatggaaagaggtgtgagttaaagttttgctagtgAGGAAagttttgtgggtgtgttttgGATGacgagaaaaattgtgtgattgtaacaatttttcacatagtaaattttcttctctaggCCTTGTGGTTTTTTATACAGTTttagagtttccacgtaaaatcttgtgttattattattcttttattttttttgttatgccTGCAAATGATAGTTTCTATGAGGATAAATTTAAGAGGTTCAAATTTCCAACATCCAAGATTTCTCAGCCATTCAAAAATCAACctaaacatataattatataaatgagAGGTAAAGTTGGACAAGTATCCCCTGTCTATAGAATAGTCTAGAATGCCTTTTGATCCAAGTTTAAGTCAAAAGATGATATTACATGGACCAATAATCTAACCGATAagtatatttcatatatatatatatatatatatatttgtgctttgcttttattatttttttaacatctttaaatattgtttttaacaaaaattacataaactcaataatattcacttacttaatcaataaaaaaaaagtaaaaaagtaaaaattgatAAAGCATCGGTTCAAATAGCATTATCCAATTCAAAATATGGGCAAACAATGTCTAATTCAATATACCTAAATAAAACCGTAACAACTAATCGATTTGAATCATTGGCAtatgactttaaaaaaaaatgatgcttTGGTCCTTTTAACACCATAAAAGTACaactttaaatcatttttataacatatactAATGTGGATAAAAGTTTCCACCAAATTGAATTGGAGGTATTATAAAAATGACGTGTGACCTTTGACCATGTGAAAACACatgtttctttaaaaaaactcAAGTTAAAGATATGTCTTATGTCACTTGCACATGTGTCTGTCGCATATTTAGGGGAGGCAtgacaatattttatatgggtAACTTCCACCAACCTAATCTTCAGGAAACCCTGTCttaataatataagaaaaattctaactatatttaagaaaaatttacttCTTCACGTAAgaagttaaaaattataaaatttaaaatttaaaataaaactgataaaatgagtctttataaatatttttacaaataaaaatataaatacacgTAACATTACTCAGGTATAAACTTTGGTTTTGGACTAAATTGATTCCTTAATTTCTCAAACTTTTTGAGGTGATGCCAAACCGGTCCAATTGAGAACCTATCGAAATTAATTGGTTTTTTGTCGGTCCGGTTaattcttcaattatttttataattacaattattttataactctaCATAAAATGAAggataattttacttttacacaCCTGTGCTCTTCGCTTATTACCAAACCATTTGTTCTctctccaccccccccccccccaatattaatttatctttgaagcACTCATccaaataattttaagtaaatatAGGGAGAGTATCGTACGCATGTTGAGCAACCGCGTTGCGTCGACGTAATAGCCCTTCTTTCAATATAAGACAACCAAGTAAACGCCTCACATTTGACCTTTTCTGTTTGAATATTGCTACGTATAATTGTGAAAgtgtataattattatataattatttaaaaaaaatatgaaatttattattaaaaaattaatatttgttatataaatttttatttaattaattttttaaaataatttatgacatTTATAaccacaattataaatattattttattattttaaattagtttaaagccatatatatagtgatataggacacttgcttaaaaaaaagttattaattataaaaaaataatttttatataaatatcgtgtttgtttatttattttaaaaagattgtaaAACGTTTGCACAAGTGTAACAATCAATTTTAGTATATTCCTaacagattatttatttatttatttatttttaatgataaatccttcaaaaaatgtttttttttaaatttatttaaagagAAAACTAAACAAGCAAGCAAGGAATTCACCTCAACCTTAGATTAAAGCTATTAAACACCGGACAACAAAGAAAGTATATTCAACATAATATTCGTCTCTGTTCTTCTATATTTCTGAGGTTCTGTTTAACGTCCTAGTCTTGTCGCTTTTTGTTCTCTGCTACTCAAAACTCCTGACCCAACGCACAAATCCACGCACCCAGAATACAAGAGCTCCAGATCTGTTTCATAATTAATCAGCCAATCATGGAGACCCCTCAGGTTCTTCAGCGAGATGATGACCTTCTCCTTTCATCCTCTCTCTTTGACCCTCGGAAAGGTACCCCCTTTCTGTCTCTCTTGTGTTTGTATAAGCAATTGAAATATAGATGGCTATACAGAGTACGATTTGTAAAGTTTTATAATTTGCCTTGGTTGTCGTGTGAATAATTGAAATGCTCTCCGAGGAGATTTGGgttttttctatttgtttggTTCGTAGTTTTTCTGGAGTACCCAGATGTTATTGTTGTCTTTTTATTGCTTTCTATATTAATTGGATTTCCGTTAgaaattttagtattttagttgttttgtgcaGGAGAGAATGCAAAGTCCCATGGGATGTCAATTGAGAAGAAGATCGAGTTTCTTGAGAGCTTGACGGGAACggtaattttctattatatgtattttctttcttcttattttttcccAAATGTTTCTTGGAAAAGATTTTAGATTTTCTATAACTTGATATAGACTAAAAGAAAGAACACTTTCgtcctatttatttattgatttaatGATTGCCTGTCCAATACCATTTTGTGTCGAAATTTGTAGTCTATCTTCCAACATGGAATCTTTAGATTGGATGAAATTAGTCTACTGGCCCGTAAGGatgcttggggaatgagatgagaattttgtgaatggtagtaggatggtttgtaaatagtagtaggGCTGTACACCAAACCGATAAACCGGCCTAAACCGACGGAGATTGACTGCCGGTGGCTGGAACCGGCAAAGAACCGGTCGGCGTTCGAGTTAAAAATATAGGAACCGACGTCGGCCGGTTCGGTTCGCGGTTCGACCCTAGGGAAAACCGTTGAACCGGCCGACATCAGcggtaaccttttttttttttcctacctGTAAAGAAATGATGCCATTTCACTCATTAAAGTGAAACGGCATCATTTAATACCCTTAGATGGGAAAAACATTTAGTGGAACGGCACGGCGCCGTTCCAAAATGGCATTAAACCAACTCGCCCTCCTTCCTTCTTCGTCGTCTTCTTCGTCAAGCTCTAGGGTTTCGTCTACCAGAGCTTCGTCGCACTTCCATAGCAGAGTCACAGACGCTGCTCCTCCGTCACAAACGACGCCTACGGCGGACCAAAGACCTCGCCGACGCTAGTCGAGACCGATGGAATCGGTTCTCTCTCCCCTAGTCGATCGGTTTTGGCCGGTTGTAAGCAACGTTTTCCCAAGTCGGTGGGGTTTCGGTTTGGCGCCGAAACCGACGCCGACGCATTGGTTTACACCCCTAAATAGTAGTGATAGTTTGACTTAAGTATTTATTGGGtttgagaaaggagagagaaaaagttgaataaaaaatattttaaagttcaAATATTGTTaggatataatttttgttttgaaaattttacttatcaaaacaaatttttattttgaaatttgaaaaaatttaattatttttgtgttttgtttgtaagtttaggaaagttgtaatgattagtttagaaaagttgaaatgattagtttgaaagtgtttgtgattgagtgatgtttgagaatgaaatgagatgggatgagataaaaattatttccaaacaatCCTAATTGGTATATGAGTTCTCTATTTATGGTGGccctttctttaaattttataaaaaaaaaaaaaaaaagaactctcATTAACTTATGCACATTCCAATGGAGGCATCTAGCGTATTCCAACTGTTAAATTACAGTTTCTTATATTCAACGGATAGTAGCGAACATATTCCTTCTATTGCTAATGATCCTTCTGTAGGTTAAGAAGTTCCAATGATTCTTCACACGGAAAAAACTCTTGCTTGTTTTACTTCATTGataatgaaggatttgggaatGTAGCAGTTACAATTGTCCCTACTGCTTGTTTTTTCAAATCCAGACATTGTTGGTGTTTACTTGTTTAAATCGTGACTTGGTTATTTTCAATCCTATGGCTTGGTTATCGGTGATCTTTGGAAACTTATTCGTTGATCCCGTTGGAAGGTTTCAAGTCATGTGatctttaattaatattattattgttttacttgTTGCAGGTTAGCAACCGTCGGTCTCGCAGATGGTTAAATGACCGTCTTCTCATGGAACTTGTTCCCTGTTTAAATGCAGAAGAGATTAGAGGCTTGTTTGCACCCCCACCTTGGGGTAATTATATCTCTGAAAGAAACcatctcttttgtttttctttagtcTTGATGGGAAATCAATACCATTTTGGGCCTTTGATTAAGCCTCAACAAGTTCTGACCATGAAACTATTATACAGTTATAGTAGCACCTCCTAAGACTTTCCCTAAGGTGAGAATCGAGCTAGAGATATCATTTTAGTTATAGTAAGTACTAGACAAAAACTAATTAATGCCTACTAATTAAAGTATTAagtcttttactttttcttggTAAAACTCTTTGCCATTGGTACTTTTAACTGGGACCGAACACAAAAACACGCAGAAGTGTCAAGTCTTGTATTTATATTGGTAAACCTCTTGGCCATTGGTAATTTTAACTGAGGTTAAACATACAAACACCCACTTTGCAACAGTCTCTTTATGGCCATTATTGTCCTGTCAAGTctcataatatatattgatctgAAATTTGTTTTACAGGTGATGAGGTACCATTGTCAGCATTTTGCATGACAAATGTTGGAGAATGGGACAAATTTAGGAATATAGACATGGATAAAGAGGTCTTTTTGCTTCCATCACCTATGAACATCTCGgttccatttttttaatcaaaaattCTGTTGAGAAAGCTTTTTGTCCTTTgtaattttcaatatttcaatAAGTTATGGATAGTATTAGCTAATGTATTTTTAGATCTTGGAAATGCTTTGCATACTCTAGCTTTTTGTATGTTACTTCTAAAAAAACTTTTGATCAACTTTGGATTGAAGCTTGTTTTGTTTGTTGTCATTTTTGGCATGCTATGTGGTAACATGCTTCAACTCCAGCAAAtgtttattatttcattatttatttggCTAGGCTACCATTATTGATGCTTTAGAAAGATCACCATCGAAAAAGCCAGGTCGTGTTGATGCTGATAAGATGGCTGTCTTGAATGCATGGCATAGAGTTAACTGTCGAACAAGAGAGGCACTTCGGCGTAGCTTTCTTTCAGAACTTATTGAGGGCTACGAGGTATATTgaattaatgaaatacaatgatataacttttttttttataaatatcctTGGCTCgtgttttaaataaatgaatatcatCAGTGTCTACTAATAACTACATGCCTCTTATCTgggaagaaaattttgttttgatttattactgattttcttatttcttaaatGTGAAAGTAGATTGCTTGGCTGGGCTGTCTGCCTGTGCCATATGACACAACTGAATATCCCACTGTTACTCAGACCTAGATTCGGTAGTTGTTAATGGTTCTtgcttgttttcttttattttattttctgagcTATTTTAATTTCAGCACATCTCAATATTGTGGATTGAACTTTCTGGCACTTAAATTCTTTGCCAACCAACCAATATGGTTTGTTGTTATTAATAGCTATTTTAATTTTCCCCCTTTTAGGAGTGTATACGAGCCTTCATCACAGATAGTGGAGATGGGGATATTCTTGTGCTACGGGTTCAAGATCCTTTTCATAGATTATTGCTACATGGAGTCTGTGAGGTAAGTTTCCAAATACCATCATTCTGGATTGGGGCAGTTTGTTTCATGCTGTAGACATGGAGGTTTTGGCTACACTACTGAAAGTTAATGTTAGGCTAACTGGGTACTGTGTATATATCTAGACATTGAGAAACAATTTGTTTGGAAGAAAATCTACAATCGAGTCAATTACTATTAgaggatattatttttagaactaaaagagcaaaaaacttatggtgattttaatgtttgCCAAGACTTAAAGTAGTTGCTAGATATAGAAAACATCATCAACCTCCTATAAATAATGTAACACAATGATTCAGTTGATAACTTATCAAAAGATTGGTCTAAAGTTTGACATTAAAGTGCTCGTGTTAGTATTTTTCTCCTTATCTAATACACATGACTTCTGTCCTTGAACAGTT comes from the Carya illinoinensis cultivar Pawnee chromosome 8, C.illinoinensisPawnee_v1, whole genome shotgun sequence genome and includes:
- the LOC122318921 gene encoding uncharacterized protein LOC122318921 isoform X1 translates to METPQVLQRDDDLLLSSSLFDPRKGENAKSHGMSIEKKIEFLESLTGTVSNRRSRRWLNDRLLMELVPCLNAEEIRGLFAPPPWGDEVPLSAFCMTNVGEWDKFRNIDMDKEATIIDALERSPSKKPGRVDADKMAVLNAWHRVNCRTREALRRSFLSELIEGYEECIRAFITDSGDGDILVLRVQDPFHRLLLHGVCEFYNLVSVTVKESKDAGSSKMTRITKKKKSAAELPSITLTHFLRMSKEGTW
- the LOC122318921 gene encoding uncharacterized protein LOC122318921 isoform X2, whose translation is MMTFSFHPLSLTLGKLFCAGENAKSHGMSIEKKIEFLESLTGTVSNRRSRRWLNDRLLMELVPCLNAEEIRGLFAPPPWGDEVPLSAFCMTNVGEWDKFRNIDMDKEATIIDALERSPSKKPGRVDADKMAVLNAWHRVNCRTREALRRSFLSELIEGYEECIRAFITDSGDGDILVLRVQDPFHRLLLHGVCEFYNLVSVTVKESKDAGSSKMTRITKKKKSAAELPSITLTHFLRMSKEGTW